ATGCGCAGCAGCAGGCGGCACGCACAAGCGACTACCTGCGGATCATCGGTAGGGTAGACACCTACCAGGGCCGGTTGCAGGTGACGCTGGATCACCTGTCGCCCGTGACGGAAGAGGTGGATCCCCGTGACTTTCTGCCCGTGGCGCCCCGGCCTGTAGAGGAGATGGCCAGGGAACTGCAGAGTCATATCCGGCGGGTGCGCAATGACAAAGTCCGGCAGCTTCTGGAGATGGCCACCGGGGACACTGAGGTCGGCCGAATGTTCCGGGAAGCTCCGGCAGCCGTACGCGTACACCACGCGTATCTGGGAGGCTTGCTGGAACACACTCTCTCCGTGGTGAAGATGGCAGAGGCGGTGGCGTCTCACTATGGAGAGCTGAATCGCGACCTGCTGGTCGCGGGCGCCGTCTTGCACGACATCGGGAAGACGCGGGAATATGTCTGGTCCCGGCGCATCGCGCAAAGCGACGCCGGCCTGCTGATGGGCCACATTCCGCAGGGAGTGCTGATCGCAAACGAGTTGATGGATGCCATCCCCGGCTTCGAACAAGACTGGCGGATGTTGCTGACGCACATCATCGTCAGTCACCACGGGAGCCTGGAGTACGGCTCACCGCGCGTGCCGATGTTTCCAGAGGCGGTCGCCATCCACTATATCGAGGACCTGGACTCCAAAATGCACCTGATGCGCCGCGAAATGGCCGGTTCAGCAGCCCGCGGTGAGGCGGGTCGCTGGACAGCGCATGTAAAGTGGCTGGACCGGGCGCTGTTTCTCGGGGTGCCGCCGGAGGAGTGGGACGAGGACGGCGCCGACGGGACACTCCCGGCAGACGAACAGGCTCCCGGCACGCGAACCCTCTTTACCGGGGACGAAGAATAACCTCTAGGTTGCCCTGCCTGGCTTAGCCGATGACCGTCACGTGCATCTGGCGGGAGCGGGGTCCGTCGAACTCCATCAGATAGATCCCCTGCCAGCGCCCGAGCGCAAGCTGCCCGTCCCGCACGGGCACGCAGAGGGAGGAGCCGACGATGGATGCCTTGATATGAGCCGGCGCGTTTCCCTCCGGATGACCATAAGAGGCATCCTCCGGCACCAGGCCAGCCAAGGTGGTGAGGATGTCGTGCGGTACGTTGGGATCGAAATGCTCGTTTGCCGAGACTCCGGCGGTAGTGTGCGGTACAAAGAGACTGCAAATGCCCTTTTTGATGCCCGATTCCGCAACAGCCCTGGCCACCAGGTCCGTCACATCCAGAGCTTCGAACTTCTTCGCCGTTCTCAGGTTCAGCAGCGTGTCATAGACCGCCATCTATCGTATTTCTCCTTGCGCCTCTCCCGGCCGCCACTGGGCGACGGCTAACGGAGTGGCCGCTCCAGGGAAGTGGTCAGTCAAAAAGCGACGAGATGGACTCGTGATCCCGCAGCCTGCGGATCGCCTCCCCGAATAGCGGGGCGACATCCAGGCGCGTAACGTTGGCGGGACATCGTTCTGGTGGCACCGGCACGGTGTTGGCGCACACGATCTCCCGGATCTCGGGGCGCTCAAGGTTCGCCTTCGCGTTGCCCGTGAACAAACCGTGCGTGCAGGCCACATAGACCTCGGGGCGCGCTCCGTGTTGTAAAAGCATGTCCACACACTCTGTCACGCTGCCCCCGGTCGCGATCATGTCCTCGATAATGACGGGCACGCGCCCCTCGACATTTCCCGCAATGTGCGTCACTTCGGCAACATTCGGGGCCGGGTGGTACTTGTAACCCACCGCAAGCGGTGCTCCCAGCCGGTTGGTCAACTGCCGGGCCTTCTTCACCCGGCCCTCGTCCGGCGATACCACAACCACATCCTGCAGCCCCAGTTCCTGGATGTGGCGGGTCAGCAAAGGCAGGGCGGTCAGATGGTCCACCGGCACATCAAAAAACCCCTGGATCGCCTCCGCATGGAGGTCCATAGTGATGACCCGCCCCGCTCCGGCCGTGCGCAGCAGGTCCGCGATCAGCTTGGCCGTGATAGGCTCGCGGGGCCGATCCTTTTTCTCCTGACGCGCATAACCGTAGTACGGAATCACGGCGGTGATGCGCTCCGCGGAGGCACGTTTCAGGGCATCCAGCAGCACCAGTAGCTCCACCAGGTGCTGGTCCACCGGCGGACAGGTGGGCTGCACCACATAGACATCCTTTCCCCGCACGCTCTCCTCAAACTTGACGTATAACTCGCCGTCCGAGAATCGCTGCGAGAGCAGCTTGCCGGGTTCGCAACCAAGATAGGCGGCGATGCCCTTCGCCAGCTCCGGGTTAGCGCTGCCGGAGAAGATCTTCAGGTCGGAGCAGTCCATCACAGGCATGCCTCGATGGCAGCCCGGACGCGCGAGAGTTCCGCCTCGGAGTCGATGACCCCGATCTCGACATCGTATTCGCGGGACTCCCAAGGCTCCAGGTGCACCAGTGTGCCTGCTTCGCGCTCCTTCGCACGTCCCAGAACGCTGCAGTTCGCCGGTTCCAGTCCGCAGGTGTAGACTCCGGCTCCGTTCATCTTCCACTCCGCGAAGCGGGGCAACGTGACCTGCCGGTAGCGCACCCAGACGCCGAACGGGCCTCCGGGCAGGTTCTCATTGACCAGCGCCACCGTCACATAACCCTCGGAATCCGCCTGCATGGAGTGGAAGTACACGCGCTCCTCAAAGCCGGGAATGGGAGGCAGCATCTCCATCCACTTTTCCTGCTCCACCTGTGCGCGTTCGTCCCTCGGCACCGAGGAGATAGAGGGCGCCAGAATCCGGGATCCGGCATCCACAACGGGGAATCCGATGTTTATGTGATACAGCATCATGTGCGGCCGGGTCTCATAGCCCTCGTTGGTGACAGTGTCCCGGATGCGCAGGCGGTTGGAGCCCAGCGCGGAGGAGATGGTGCGCTCCAGGCAAAGATTCTCGCCAAAGACAACGCTCTCGCGCATCCTGCCCCGCGCTTCCAGAATGAACTCATCCCCGTCCCAATACTGGCGCACGGAGACCTCTCGCGCAGGAGTGTGAGAGATCCGGCCGTGAAGTCCCAGCTGTTGCCCCTGGTCCTCGCACGGCGCCCCCGCCTGCGAAAGCCCGCACGTGAGCACCAGGCCGCCGTAAAAGGTGCGCAACCAGCCCAGCCCTTCCGGCTCGAAATGGGCCGGGTGCTGGTCGGACGTGGCCGACCTCCAGTTCAGCGCGCGCCCGTTGTGCGACGCATTGGAGATGTCGAACCCGCGATCCACAAGCACGTCGAACTGGAAGCCGGAGCCAGTCTTGAACTCAAGCGCGCGCACCGCGTCTTCGGGACCGTCCTGCAGCCGGACGCTGCGGATGGCCGCGATCTGGGAGATATCGCCGACGTGCTTCAGAAGCTCCTTCCTCGTATACTTCCGCCCGTAGATGACCGCCACTTTTGTCGAACCTCCTCTCCGCGCGCCGTCCGGCGCGCGTTTTCCCGAGCCGGTGATACTATAGCCGCGGGCGCAGAGATTGTCTAAGCGCCAGGCTCGTCACAGCGACTGCCGGAAGGCTAGAATAAACCCGCTGGTGAGCCACACCGGCAGAGGGAGCTTTGCAGAGGAGCAAACTATGGGAAACGGAGTGCCAGAGGATGTCGCACAGCAGGCGGCTCGCCTGCGCGAGCGCATCGAGGAGCTGAACTACCATTATTTCGTGCTGGACTCGCCTCTGGTGGACGATGCGGAATACGACCGGTTATTCCGCGAACTGGAGCGACTGGAAGAGCAGTATCCGGAACTACGCACTCCCCATTCCCCGACGCAGCGCGTCGGAGCGCCTCCGGCGGAGGAATTCCGGACCGTTATCCACCGGGCTCCGATGCTTAGCCTTGCCAACGCCTTCGGGGAAGAGGAGCTGGAAGAGTTCGATGCGCGCATCAAACGCTTCCTCGGCGCAGATGCCCCGGAGAGCATTGAGTACGTCTGCGAGCTGAAAATAGACGGGCTAGCCGTTTCACTCACCTACGAGCGTGGCGTTCTGGTGCAGGGAGCCACGCGCGGCGATGGCACAAGAGGGGAAGACATCACTGCGAACCTGAGAACCGTGAAATCCATACCCCTTTCTCTGCCAGCCGACTCCATCGAACCGCCCGAGCTTCTGGAGGTCCGCGGAGAGGCCTATCTCAGCGTTGCGGAATTCCGGCGGATCAATGAGGAGAGAAGCCGGGAGGGTCAGCCTCTCTTCGCCAATCCACGAAATGCTGCGGCGGGTTCTCTGCGTCAGCTGGACCCCAGCGTCACCGCAAGCAGACGGCTAAGGTTCTTTGCCTACGGACTGGGGATGGTGTCTCAACCCATAGCAAGCAACCATTTGCAGGCTCTGGAGATGCTGAAAGAGTGGCGTTTCCCTGTCAACCCGCACACGCGGGTGAGCCAAGGCATCGCCGGAGCCCGCGAGTTCTGCCGAGAATGGGCGGAGCGGCGAGGGGAGCTGGATTACCAGATTGACGGAGTGGTGATCAAGGTAAACGACTTCGCGCTGCAGGAGCGGCTGGGCGCGGTCTCGCGGAGCCCGCGCTGGGCGGTGGCCTACAAGTTTGCGGCGGAACAGGCGGTCACCACGGTCCGGGACATCGTGGTGCAGGTGGGTCGCACCGGGGCGCTCACGCCGGTGGCGGAGCTGGAGCCGGTGAAGATCGGCGGTGTGACTGTATCGCGAGCCACCTTGCACAACGAGGACGAGATCCGCCGAAAGGATGTCCGCGTGGGGGACCGAGTGGTCGTGCAGCGGGCGGGCGACGTGATTCCCGAGGTGGTCTCGGTGATTCTGGACGAACGCCCGCCAGATGCGAAACCGTTCCGGATGCCGGATCGCTGTCCGGCCTGCGGAGCGCCTGTCACACGGGAGGAGGGGGAGGCAGTCGCGCGGTGCACGAATTATTCGTGCCCTGCTCAGCGGCTGGAACGGTTGGTCCATTTCTGCTCCAAGGGAGCAATGGACATGGATGGCATCGGACCGGCGACACTGGCTCAGATGCTGGAGAAGGGTCTTGTCGGCGAACCGGCGGACCTCTACCGGCTTACGGCGGCGGATTTGCTGCAGCTTGACGGCGTAAAGGAGAAGCTGGCGCGAAATATCCTGCAGGCCATCTCTGGATCAAAAAGGCCACCTCTCGACCGCTTCATCTTTGCTCTTGGCATCCGGCACGTGGGCGAGCACGTTGCGCGTATTCTGGCTTCGCGATACCGCGACATCCACGCTCTGATGAAAGCATCCGAAGAGGACCTGGCTGATATTGACCAGATCGGGCCGGTCATCGCACGGGAGGTGGCCACTTTCTTCAGTGACCCCCGGAACATAGCGGCGGTGGAAAGCCTCCTGGCGGTAGGCGTGGCTCCGCAGGCCCCGGCAGAAACGGGAGAGGGGAAGGAGAGTCCGCTGAAGGGCAAGAGCGTGGTTTTCACAGGGACACTGGAAAGCATGACAAGGGAAGAGGCGGAGGCTCTGGCCCGCCGGCTGGGAGCAGAGGCAAAGTCCAGCGTAAGCCGTTCGACGGATCTCGTGATAGCGGGAGAGAAGGCTGGCAGCAAACTGGCCAGGGCGGCTGAGTTGGGGGTGCGGGTGGTCTCCGAGAAGGAATTCCTGGAGATGGTCAAAGGCGCCGTCTGAGATGCCGTATGGCGGCATCTCAGACGGGGCGTCATTGCCTGGCAGCGGGGGAATGAGATAATCTGATTCACGCGCCGGTGATCGTTTCGTTAGGCCGGTCCACTCAGGCGCAAGGAACGGGCCACAGGCGGGCCGAGTCCTGTCGCAGCACGGGTTTGCTCGAACGGAAGGAGTTCATTACGATGCCGGATCAGGAGACAGAAGGCTTCCAGGTGGTTGACAAGCGGCGTCTGATAACAGGTGAGGAGTCTCCCAGCAAAGCTCCCGCAGAGGAGGACTCACAGACCGGACAAGCGGAGGCTGCGAGCTTCAGCGGAGCGGGCGCGCAGCCAGCGCAAGATCAGACCGTCCGCGAGAGTGGCGAGCAGATGAGCGCCGAGGTGCCCGATCTGCTGGCTTATGTGCTCAGCCTTCTCGGCGCTGCGGCCTGGCAGTGGATGGGACTGATTGCAGATCCTGTGACCCGCAAGGCCGAGGTGGATCTGAACCAGGCACGGCTGGCGATCGACACGTTTGAAGACGTCGCCCGACGCCTGTATCCCTATCTGGACGAGGAGTCGAACCGCCAGATCCGCCAGACACTGACGGACCTGCGGGTCAACTTCCTGGAGCGCTCAAAGACCGGTGGGAAGAGCTGACAGCATAAGCACAGGAGAAGCACGCTTGGAACGGCTATGGGCACCATGGAGGATGCAGTATATCAACACCCCGGAGACATCAGGGTGCATCTTCTGCGACAAACCCAGACTGGATGACCGGGATGCGATGATTGTGCGCCGGCGGGAATTCGGGTTCCTGATGTTGAACGCCTTTCCCTACAACAACGGTCACCTGCTCGCTGCCCCCTATCAGCACACGGCAGAGATCTCCGAGCTACCCTCCGAAGCTCGGCTGCAGCTCATGGACCTGGTGGATGAAGCAATCACCCTGCTGCGGAAGATGGGAAATCCGGACGGGTTCAACGTGGGGATCAATCTGGGGAGGGTGGCCGGCGCAGGAATCCTGGACCACATCCACTTGCATATCGTTCCCCGGTGGAACGGCGACACGAACTTCATGCCCGTCCTGGCCGATACCAAGGTGCTTCCTGAGGCGCTGGAAGAGGTGTGGGGCAAGCTGCACGCTTTGGCGGAGGCTTCCGAGTGATTGAGGTGCAGGACCCGGCCGTTCAGCTGGCTCAAATTGCTGCCCGGGCCGCCACATGCACGGCATGCGGACTCTCTCAAACCCGGACGACAGTAGTGTTCGGGGAAGGCAACCCTCAGGCGCCTCTGATGATCGTGGGGGAAGGACCGGGAGAACGGGAAGACCTGACGGGACGGCCTTTCGTGGGCAGGGCCGGTGCCCTGCTAGACGAGTGCCTGGCCGAGAACGGCATCACCCGCAGGCACGTGTATATTGCCAATGTCGTCAAGTGCAGGGCGTGCGTAGTGGAGAACGGGCGCAAGCGCAACCGTGCTCCCACCCCTCAGGAGATCGCCGCCTGTAACCCCTGGTTGCAGCAGCAGTTGGAGATCGTGAAGCCCCTAGTAGTACTGTGCCTGGGAGCCCCTTCGGCCAACCTTCTGATCCACAAGAACTTCCGGATGATTCAAGAGCGAGGAAAGTTCTTCGAGGTTCCCTATGCGCGCTACGCAATTGCCGCCCTCCATCCGGCCTA
The sequence above is drawn from the Armatimonadota bacterium genome and encodes:
- the yhaM gene encoding HD family phosphohydrolase yields the protein MRSIWVGELRENAHVEGVFLVSDVEVKTARDGSAYVRMKLQDRTGSVEAIRWRASDAQQQAARTSDYLRIIGRVDTYQGRLQVTLDHLSPVTEEVDPRDFLPVAPRPVEEMARELQSHIRRVRNDKVRQLLEMATGDTEVGRMFREAPAAVRVHHAYLGGLLEHTLSVVKMAEAVASHYGELNRDLLVAGAVLHDIGKTREYVWSRRIAQSDAGLLMGHIPQGVLIANELMDAIPGFEQDWRMLLTHIIVSHHGSLEYGSPRVPMFPEAVAIHYIEDLDSKMHLMRREMAGSAARGEAGRWTAHVKWLDRALFLGVPPEEWDEDGADGTLPADEQAPGTRTLFTGDEE
- the ligA gene encoding DNA ligase, which produces MGNGVPEDVAQQAARLRERIEELNYHYFVLDSPLVDDAEYDRLFRELERLEEQYPELRTPHSPTQRVGAPPAEEFRTVIHRAPMLSLANAFGEEELEEFDARIKRFLGADAPESIEYVCELKIDGLAVSLTYERGVLVQGATRGDGTRGEDITANLRTVKSIPLSLPADSIEPPELLEVRGEAYLSVAEFRRINEERSREGQPLFANPRNAAAGSLRQLDPSVTASRRLRFFAYGLGMVSQPIASNHLQALEMLKEWRFPVNPHTRVSQGIAGAREFCREWAERRGELDYQIDGVVIKVNDFALQERLGAVSRSPRWAVAYKFAAEQAVTTVRDIVVQVGRTGALTPVAELEPVKIGGVTVSRATLHNEDEIRRKDVRVGDRVVVQRAGDVIPEVVSVILDERPPDAKPFRMPDRCPACGAPVTREEGEAVARCTNYSCPAQRLERLVHFCSKGAMDMDGIGPATLAQMLEKGLVGEPADLYRLTAADLLQLDGVKEKLARNILQAISGSKRPPLDRFIFALGIRHVGEHVARILASRYRDIHALMKASEEDLADIDQIGPVIAREVATFFSDPRNIAAVESLLAVGVAPQAPAETGEGKESPLKGKSVVFTGTLESMTREEAEALARRLGAEAKSSVSRSTDLVIAGEKAGSKLARAAELGVRVVSEKEFLEMVKGAV
- a CDS encoding uracil-DNA glycosylase encodes the protein MIEVQDPAVQLAQIAARAATCTACGLSQTRTTVVFGEGNPQAPLMIVGEGPGEREDLTGRPFVGRAGALLDECLAENGITRRHVYIANVVKCRACVVENGRKRNRAPTPQEIAACNPWLQQQLEIVKPLVVLCLGAPSANLLIHKNFRMIQERGKFFEVPYARYAIAALHPAYILRQGGQAFLEARKTLVQDIEAARLKVIEVRREAKKTLF
- a CDS encoding hydrolase, with protein sequence MERLWAPWRMQYINTPETSGCIFCDKPRLDDRDAMIVRRREFGFLMLNAFPYNNGHLLAAPYQHTAEISELPSEARLQLMDLVDEAITLLRKMGNPDGFNVGINLGRVAGAGILDHIHLHIVPRWNGDTNFMPVLADTKVLPEALEEVWGKLHALAEASE
- a CDS encoding ribose-phosphate pyrophosphokinase codes for the protein MDCSDLKIFSGSANPELAKGIAAYLGCEPGKLLSQRFSDGELYVKFEESVRGKDVYVVQPTCPPVDQHLVELLVLLDALKRASAERITAVIPYYGYARQEKKDRPREPITAKLIADLLRTAGAGRVITMDLHAEAIQGFFDVPVDHLTALPLLTRHIQELGLQDVVVVSPDEGRVKKARQLTNRLGAPLAVGYKYHPAPNVAEVTHIAGNVEGRVPVIIEDMIATGGSVTECVDMLLQHGARPEVYVACTHGLFTGNAKANLERPEIREIVCANTVPVPPERCPANVTRLDVAPLFGEAIRRLRDHESISSLFD
- a CDS encoding DUF4432 domain-containing protein; the encoded protein is MAVIYGRKYTRKELLKHVGDISQIAAIRSVRLQDGPEDAVRALEFKTGSGFQFDVLVDRGFDISNASHNGRALNWRSATSDQHPAHFEPEGLGWLRTFYGGLVLTCGLSQAGAPCEDQGQQLGLHGRISHTPAREVSVRQYWDGDEFILEARGRMRESVVFGENLCLERTISSALGSNRLRIRDTVTNEGYETRPHMMLYHINIGFPVVDAGSRILAPSISSVPRDERAQVEQEKWMEMLPPIPGFEERVYFHSMQADSEGYVTVALVNENLPGGPFGVWVRYRQVTLPRFAEWKMNGAGVYTCGLEPANCSVLGRAKEREAGTLVHLEPWESREYDVEIGVIDSEAELSRVRAAIEACL